The Polyangium aurulentum genomic interval TCGACCGTGCAATTCGTCGATCCGCCCGTGCCGCTCGACGAGCTCGAAGGGCTTCCCCCGCCGCCCGTCGCGCCCGTGCCGCCGTCTCCGCCCTCGCCGCCCTCGCCGCCTCCCCCCGCGCCGGCGCGCACCTCGTCGGGCGCATTGATCAACGAGCAGCTCGCCGGCAGGGCGACGACCAGCGCAGCGGACGCAAACCAAGGAAGGTGGATCTTCACGCCAACAGTATACCGGAATCGCTCCCGCGCCGCGAGAGCTACGGGCGATCGGGGGCGGGCGCCTGGGCCCCCCGGGCGCGCTCACTCTCGACGAGCCGGGTGAGATCCTTGCGTAGGGCGTCGCGCAGCGTTGCCCACTGTTCCTCGGCCACCACGCTCGAGCTCTTGTCGTAGATGGTCGCGTACGGATCGCCGCGCTTGTCCTCCTCCGTGATGTGCCCGTAAAGGTAGCCATTGCGCACGTCGAGCACGAACGCCTCCGCGTAGCCGTCGACGGTGTTGTCGAGGAACGGCAAGAACAGCATGGGCACGAGCAGCGCGTTGAAAGCGGCGAGCCCATTGGCGCCCCCCGTGCGATAGCCATGATCGGCGATCACGAGCACGTCGGCGTGGGCGCGCGCCGCGAGCAGGCGCAGCTTCTTCACCGACACCTCGCGCGGCGGACCGTAGTGATTGGCCTCGTCCACGCGCCTCTGCCCGGTCACGAGCAGCGGCGGAATGCGGTAAACGCTGGCCACGCCGGGCACGGCGGCGAGCGTCGCGTCGAGGTCCTTCGCGATCTCGGGATCGAACGTGTAATAAGCGACGCTGAACGTCGTCGCCGGGAGCTGAGGCCGCGCCGCGAATGCCTTGCGGATGTCCTCGTCGTCGATCTCGACGTCCCGGTCCATCTCGAAGGCCGCGTCGCGGCTCGGCCGGTATTCACGGACGCCGCATGCAGGCAGCGCGAAGGAAAGGGCGGCGAGGGCGAGGGCGAGGGCGGGGCGAGACATGGGGTTCTCCCTTCGGCTCCCCCAAACGCGCCGGCGCGCCCCGCGCTTACAGGGCCCCGTCGTCCCGCTTCGACGCCCCGCGCCGCCGCGCGACCGGACGGACCTCGAGCCCCATGCGGCCGAGCGCGTGCACGAGCCCGCTCTCGAAGTCCGCGAGCGTCACGAGCCCCGACAGATCGAGCCCCGCGCGCACCACGCTCATCGCCACCTGCCCGCTCATCCCCACGAGCGACACGCGCGCCCCCAGGAGCTCGGCGCACCGGCGCGCCCGCACGAGCGCGCGGGCCACCTCGACGTCCACGAACGGCACCCCCGACATGTCCAGGATCACCCGCCGCGCGTCGTGCCGATCGATCCCTGCGAGCAGCGACGCCTCGATTTGCTTCGCTCGCGCCTCGTCGATGCTCCCCACGAGCGGCATCGTAATGACACCGCGATAGATTCGCAGGACGGGCGTCGACATCGCCTTCACCGTCTCCGCGAGCTGCAAGCGCTCCGCCATCGACGTGACGAGCTGCTCGTGCGTGCGGTGCAGGTCCGCGTGCGCCCTCTCGAGCGCCGCGTGCGCCTGCGTCGCGTCTCCGAGCGCGCGCTCGGTCTCCTCGTGGGCTCGGCGCAGCTCCTCGTTCGCGCGCGTCGCCTCCGCGTGCGCCTCCGCGAGCTGGTCGAGCGCCTCCGTGCGCGCGTCCACCTCCTCCGCGAGCGCCGCCGTGCGCCGCTTGACCCAATCCTCGAGCGTCGCCACCGTCCGCTGGACCTCGCGGGCCATGTCGTCGAAAGCCTCGGACACGGCCCCGATCTCGTCCTTCGTGCGGATGCGCGTCCTCACCCCACGCTCGCCCGCCCGGGCGCGCCGCGCCGCCGTCGCGAGCCGGTAGAGCGGCACCACCACGATCGAGCGCAGCGCGAGCACGAGCAGCGCCGACAGGAGCGCGTACCCCCCGAGCTGCACCCCCAGGAGCCCGAGCGCCTTGCGCTCCGCCTTGTCGACCACCGCGCGCCGATCGAGCACCACCTCGACAGCGCCGACGAGCCCGCTGTCGGTGTTCGTCAGGTACTTGCCCCCGAGCAACGGCCGCACGATCACGAGCGAGCCGTCCTCCTCGTGCGCCTCGGGCAGCACGCCGCCCCGCGTGATGAAGGGCAGGAGATAGCGCGATCGGGCAGGCTTGCCGAGCGCCGAGCGATCGCTCGAAGCGAGCACCTTCCCCCCGAGATCCACGACCGTCACCTCGCGAACGTCGGGCAGGAGCGCGCTGTTCGCGGCCACGCGCTGCATCTGCCCGCTCGTGCCCTGCTCGACCAGCACCTCGAACGTGTGGTTGAGCGTGCTCGCGATCGCGTCTCCCTCGCGGCCGAGCGACTCGTGCGCCTCACGCTTGGCCACCTGGAGCAAGAGCACGCTCATGCCGAGCGACAGCGTCACGAGCACCACGCCGACGAAGATCACGAGCTTGCCCGCCAGCCCGAGGCGCAACCTCGGCGGCGGGGGCGTCGCTGCGGGACGGGCCGCCTTGTCGGGCTTTGCCGGCGCCTTGGGGGTTGAGCTCATCGAGGCAAGCTCGCCGCCCGGCGGAGCGGCTCCCGATCGATCACCTCGTCGCCCCCGCGCGCTCGCTGCCGCAGCATCCGGTGTGCCTCCATGAACGCCGCGGACCGCGCGTACGCCTTCCAGATCGAGCCCTCCGCGGCCGTGGCGTCGAAGAGCTTCTCGTTCTGCCCGAGGTCGAGCAGGTCGATGTTCACGAGCGCGAGGCGCAGCTCCTCGGAGCGCGTGCCCAGAAATCCGGCCGCGACCTCGGCTGTTTTTTCGGGGTCCTGGTCGAGCGAGAGGGTGGCTGCGTGGAACCCGCGGATGATCCGCGCCACCTCGTCGGGGCGCTCCTCGAGCACGTCCTTGCGCGCGACGAGGACGTCGATGATCTCGCCCGGGATCTCGGCGCTCGTGAAGAGCTTGCGGCGCGGGGGCGCGGCGGCCTGCGACAGGTACGGCTCCCAGAGCGACGCGGCGTCGATGCGCCCCTCCTCGAGCGCGAGCTTCGACTCTTCGAGCGTGAGGTGCTCGAGCTGCACGTCCGCTTCGGTGAGGCCCACGCGCTCGAGCGCTCGCAGGAGGACGAAATGCGTGAGCGTGCTCTTCTCGACGCCGATGCGCTTGCCGCGCAGCGAGGCGAGGTCGGGGATGCCTTCGCGCGCGACCACGCCGTCGGCGCCGTTCGAAAAATCCAGCGCCATCACGATCCGGATGTCGGCGCCGCGGTCGATGCCGTGCATCACGTCGAAGAGCGTGCCCGTCGCGAGCTCGGCGCGCCGCTCGATGATG includes:
- a CDS encoding ABC transporter substrate-binding protein — translated: MLRPLRALLPLFAALLVPLASGCERGPRYTPPVNVVTTPWLGNAPLFMARERGLFGPTEVRIVELSTDFDAWRAIIERRAELATGTLFDVMHGIDRGADIRIVMALDFSNGADGVVAREGIPDLASLRGKRIGVEKSTLTHFVLLRALERVGLTEADVQLEHLTLEESKLALEEGRIDAASLWEPYLSQAAAPPRRKLFTSAEIPGEIIDVLVARKDVLEERPDEVARIIRGFHAATLSLDQDPEKTAEVAAGFLGTRSEELRLALVNIDLLDLGQNEKLFDATAAEGSIWKAYARSAAFMEAHRMLRQRARGGDEVIDREPLRRAASLPR
- a CDS encoding STAS domain-containing protein; translated protein: MSSTPKAPAKPDKAARPAATPPPPRLRLGLAGKLVIFVGVVLVTLSLGMSVLLLQVAKREAHESLGREGDAIASTLNHTFEVLVEQGTSGQMQRVAANSALLPDVREVTVVDLGGKVLASSDRSALGKPARSRYLLPFITRGGVLPEAHEEDGSLVIVRPLLGGKYLTNTDSGLVGAVEVVLDRRAVVDKAERKALGLLGVQLGGYALLSALLVLALRSIVVVPLYRLATAARRARAGERGVRTRIRTKDEIGAVSEAFDDMAREVQRTVATLEDWVKRRTAALAEEVDARTEALDQLAEAHAEATRANEELRRAHEETERALGDATQAHAALERAHADLHRTHEQLVTSMAERLQLAETVKAMSTPVLRIYRGVITMPLVGSIDEARAKQIEASLLAGIDRHDARRVILDMSGVPFVDVEVARALVRARRCAELLGARVSLVGMSGQVAMSVVRAGLDLSGLVTLADFESGLVHALGRMGLEVRPVARRRGASKRDDGAL